The sequence TTCGGAGCATGAGGTTATTGCGGTTTACTCGACCCCAGACAAACCTGCGGGCCGTGGTAAAAAACTGACTGCAAGTCCAGTTAAAAACCTCGCTATTGAACACAATATTCCTGTTTTTCAGCCAGAGAACTTCAAGTCAGACGAAGCCAAACAACAATTGGCTGACTTAAACGCCGATATCATGGTTGTGGTCGCTTATGGCCTACTATTGCCTAAGCAAGTACTTGATACACCTAAACTGGGTTGCATCAACGTGCACGGCTCTATTTTGCCTCGCTGGCGCGGCGCAGCCCCAATTCAACGTTCAATTTGGGCGGGCGATGCGGAAACTGGCGTGACCATCATGCAAATGGATGTCGGTTTAGATACGGGCGATATGCTGCACATTGCGACTTTACCTATCGAACCTGAAGACACTAGCGCCGCCTTGTACCACAAACTGGCAAAACTTGGCCCTGTTGCTCTCATTGATTGCTTAGCAAACATAGCGCAAGGCACAGCCGTTGCGGTGAAGCAAGATGATGACCTGTCGAATTACGCCAAGAAACTCAGCAAAGAAGAAGCGCTACTGAACTGGAGCAAAGATGCTGTGGCGCTTGAGCGTGAAATTCGTGCATTTAATCCTTGGCCAATGAGTTATTTCAGCATTGCGGATAAGAACATCAAGGTATGGCAAGCACGCGTGAACTCTGAAGCCTGTACAGAAGCCGTCGGTACCATCATCAGCGCTGATAAAAACGGTATTCAAATCGCAACTGGAAACGGCCGCTTAATCCTAGAACAAATCCAAGTGCCCGGGAAAAAAGCTATGTCGGTAGGCGACGTACTCAATTCTCGAGCAGATTGGTTCCCTGTTGGAACCCAATTAGCATAATCACTTATTTCTAAGGCTTGAATTTTTCAAGCCTTACTCTTGTTAGGAAATACCTATGAATGTACGCGCCGCTGCGGCAACCGTGCTGTTTCAAGTTGTAGACAAAGGCTATTCACTCTCTAGCGCTTTACCCAACGCACAATCCCAATTAAAACCTCGTGACCACGCTCTGCTACAAGAGATTTGCTATGGCTGTCTTCGCTACTTGCCAAGATTAGAAACCATAGTCAATGAACTGATGGAAAAGCCCCTGAAAGGCAAACAACGCGTGTTCCATCACTTAATGTTAGTGGGTATTTACCAACTTAGTTTTATGCGTACTGCCGACCATGCAGCCGTTGCCGAAACCGTTGAAGCATGCCAATCACTTAAAGGGCATAAGCTAAAAGGTTTGGTTAATGCGGTATTACGTAACTATCAGCGCAACCAACAACGATTGGATGAAATCTCGGTTAAGCACGATGCAGGCAAAT is a genomic window of Vibrio neonatus containing:
- the fmt gene encoding methionyl-tRNA formyltransferase, which encodes MSKALKIVFAGTPDFAADHLAALLSSEHEVIAVYSTPDKPAGRGKKLTASPVKNLAIEHNIPVFQPENFKSDEAKQQLADLNADIMVVVAYGLLLPKQVLDTPKLGCINVHGSILPRWRGAAPIQRSIWAGDAETGVTIMQMDVGLDTGDMLHIATLPIEPEDTSAALYHKLAKLGPVALIDCLANIAQGTAVAVKQDDDLSNYAKKLSKEEALLNWSKDAVALEREIRAFNPWPMSYFSIADKNIKVWQARVNSEACTEAVGTIISADKNGIQIATGNGRLILEQIQVPGKKAMSVGDVLNSRADWFPVGTQLA